From the genome of Aspergillus oryzae RIB40 DNA, chromosome 4:
ATCCAAGGTCTCTGAACACATAGTCTAGAAATGGGGAGAGAATCGCAGGTGGGTCCTCTGGTAAATCTGGAATTTGATCTCGGGACGATATCTGTGAGTCGGAAACCGGCGTGTCTTCTTGCAGATACCATGGAACATGACTAGTCGGCTTGGACGGCTCATTGTCTGAAGaaatctcttttccttctgtggACGTGGAATGCGACGGCTGCTCTGACGCAAGGTAGGATACTGACGCAAAGGCTCGCGGATTGTGCTTGTAGGATGAAGGTACAGGAAAAGGCCGACGAAGTTTTGAGGCAGAAGTTATGGTTCGAAGCGGCAAGATGACCTCCTGTCGACACCAGGGGCCCCTCAACAAAGTTCGATGCATCATACGAGTATATTACAGATGGGAAAGTGTTGCTGGATGAGAAGGGTATCGGAAAAAATGATGACATCTGCTCAAGCTCAGAGCAAACATGACAAACACATCCATTATTAAGCAATCAAACAAAGCAAACGGAAATCTTTCCCCGcggcaaaaaaaaaaaagttacAAATCCAGTAACCCTTAGAGTTCACTTCATCCTATCTCTTTTTGTCTCAGTGTCATATCAGTCTGCGGCAGGTATTTGCAAATATGTCGATGGATTTGGATGCGCCGGTCCCTATCGCTGCGCAGGACCATATAGCTGCGACGTATGTCGACCTCCTTTCTACTTATCTTACCCCGCTATGGCTAACGCATATATTCTAGTATCCTCTGTTGTAACTGCGGTGCCCCGATCGATGGAACAACAGCGGCCGGTGCGCTTTGTCAAGACTGTGTGAGATCGACCGTCGACATTTCCGAAGGTATCCAAAGAGAGGCGGTTGTCCATACTTGCAGGGATTGTGAGGTGTGTGTGTCTCGGAAGTAGTCATTAGGGTGTCACTAACCCTGCACAGCGATGGCTTCTACCCCCCAACAGCTGGGTCAGTGCAGCGCTTGAGTCAAAAGAATTGTTGGCGCTATGCCTACGCAAACTTCGTGGCTTGACGAAGGTCCGGATTATCGACGCCAGTTTCATCTGGACTGAACCTCACTCGAGACGTATCAAAGTCAAGATCACCATTCAACAGGAGGTGGCCGCAGGGACAATTTTACAACAAGCATTTGTTGTCGAGTATGTCGTACATTACCAGCAATGTTCCGATTGTCTTCGTTCGTTTTCCCCACATACGTGGGTCGCATCAGTGGTAAGTTGCCAGTTTGACAATTCCCCTAGGATATTAGCTGTGCTAACTCACTTCGAAGCAAGTACGACAGAAGGTTCCGCACAAGCGAACATTCCTTTATCTAGAACAGCTCATTCTTCGTCACCGCGCGCATCAGGAAACCAATAATAtcaaggaagcaaaggaCGGATTGGACTTCTACTTCAGCCAGAGAAGCCATGCAGAGAAGATGGTTGAGTTCCTTTCTTCAGTTGTGCCTGtcaaggtgaagaaggcatcaGAGCTTATCTCTATGGACATTCATACATCGACGAAGTCCTACAAGTTCTCCTACTCGGTGGAAATAGTTCCTATCTGCAAGGATGACCTCGTTGCTATTCCTATCAAATTAGCCCGGTCGATAGGTAATATCTCGCCACTGACACTATGCTACCGGATCGGAACTACAATTCAACTCTTGGATCCCAACACACTTCAGACAGCCGAGGTTCCTGGCGCGACCTACTGGAGATCGCCGTTCAAGAACCTCGCGGATGTCACTGAGTTGGTGGAGTTCATCGTCATGGATATCGAGCCGGTAGGCAGATCAAACGGGCGATTTCACCTTGCCGAGGCAACTGTTGCCCGTGCGTCGGACTTGGGCTCGAATGACCAGACCTACTTTACCCGTACTCATCTAGGCGGAATTCTCCATGTTGGAGACTCTGTTCTAGGCTACCATCTGACTGGCTCGATGTTCAACGACCCCAACTATGATGCTATTGAGGCCAGTAGCCAATACAGCTCTACGATTCCTGATGTAGTCCTTGTCAAGAAGCACTACACccgcaagaagaacaagtcCCGCAACTGGCGAGTCAAGCGTATGGCTCGTGAACACGAGGAGGAAGCACTCCAAGCCTCTACCGGTGGAAGCCGCaagcaggaacaggaacGTGAGCGTCTCGAAGCCGATTTCGAAATGTTCCTTCGCGACGTTGAGGAAGACCAAGAGCTGCGGGGCACTATCGAGCTATacaaggccaggaagaaccAAAATGCCGGTGGTATGGAGATGGACGAAGACAGCGACGACGAGGACGTGCCCAAGATCAATATGGACGAGTTGCTTGATGATTTTGATGAGCTGAACATGAACGATGACGAATAAGTTCTGTCGAACTACAATCATGATTTCACACCAAGGGTCCGGCGTTCATTTGGAGACATTGATTTGGCGGTATAAAAGTTAGGTCCGAGTACATAGCAAAGGCAGATCTGCTAGAATATTTAACCAACAAAGCTTGTTTCGCTGATAAGGATATCTTTTAAGAACTGTACATGAATCGACTAGAAAATCTTCCCCAACACCCTCTTTGTATCATCCTCCAAAGCAGCTTCACCGTCCTTGATTGTATGACGACCCTTTTTAACCTCATTCTGCTTGAATGTTCTCCTAACCTTGAGCTCCTCCGTCTGCTGGCCTCCTGCATCACCAGactccatctttcttttcttcttttcttcattcttcctctgcatccCATCAAGAACCTTACCCGTCTCAACACCTTGCAGGAAGACCTTATCCTCTTTCCTGGCCCGAGCATCCTCAATGCGCTGCTTAGCCTCCCTCTCCTGCCTCTCCCTCTGCACCTGCTCCATCAGATCTCCCCATTTGAACCCCTTCAAATACTTCATATTCCACACATCATCATGGTACCAaccccccttcctccccccaACAATCGACGCATTCAACGTTTCCGCACAAAGCTTAGCCGTCTTCTTCGACGCAAATTCAACCCACCCATCCGTATAGGTCTTCCGCTTATTCGACCTCCTCCGCGGCGCCGAAGCCGGCCTCACAGAAGGCGACAAGAACACCTTCGTAATCGGCCCGAACGACCTCGCCTCAAGCATACTCTTCAACGCAAACGGCTTCAAATAAGGCGGTAAAGACGAAAGATAGACAACCCCagtcttgttcttcttcggcggcttGCCCTTATCTAATGGTTTGCGCTTGCTCGATTTCGTCTCTTGTTCTGTGACATCTAAGTACTGGGTGCCGGAGGTCTCTTGTTGTTCATCGTCGTTGTCGCTAAtaacatcttcttcgcttcgCTGCTGgggtttcttggctttgcctttgctctTGCTTAGTTTTAGATCTTCGTCGGAGGCGACGGAGTCGTTGTCGCTTTGGTCGGATTCGTCGTCTTGGGTTTGGGTTCGTCTGCGCTTGGAAATTCgggctttgctttcttctgcGGCTTCGGAGTCGTAGCCGCGGTCGTTGTCTTCGTCGTCGCTTGGAGCGAGATCGAGGAATTCGTTTCTCTTGCGGGTTgtcatgttttctttttgtttgtcaATTGTGGTGAAGGGGTTCTGTTGGAGGTGTTGTTGGGAGtgtcttttctccttcttggttTCAAGGATGTATGCAATTTTCAGATCGACTGGGCTAAAAATGATAAATCGTTCTGGAAAGGCCGACAACTTTTTTGTTCCGCTGTTGGTCCGTGCTTTCGTGCAGGTTGCTGGCCAATCAGAGGGAGAGTTTGGGTAGACCCCCATAGTatttactactagtagtacttgAGATATTAGA
Proteins encoded in this window:
- a CDS encoding 60S ribosomal export protein NMD3 (NMD protein affecting ribosome stability and mRNA decay), producing MSMDLDAPVPIAAQDHIAATILCCNCGAPIDGTTAAGALCQDCVRSTVDISEGIQREAVVHTCRDCERWLLPPNSWVSAALESKELLALCLRKLRGLTKVRIIDASFIWTEPHSRRIKVKITIQQEVAAGTILQQAFVVEYVVHYQQCSDCLRSFSPHTWVASVQVRQKVPHKRTFLYLEQLILRHRAHQETNNIKEAKDGLDFYFSQRSHAEKMVEFLSSVVPVKVKKASELISMDIHTSTKSYKFSYSVEIVPICKDDLVAIPIKLARSIGNISPLTLCYRIGTTIQLLDPNTLQTAEVPGATYWRSPFKNLADVTELVEFIVMDIEPVGRSNGRFHLAEATVARASDLGSNDQTYFTRTHLGGILHVGDSVLGYHLTGSMFNDPNYDAIEASSQYSSTIPDVVLVKKHYTRKKNKSRNWRVKRMAREHEEEALQASTGGSRKQEQERERLEADFEMFLRDVEEDQELRGTIELYKARKNQNAGGMEMDEDSDDEDVPKINMDELLDDFDELNMNDDE
- a CDS encoding RNA-binding ATPase activator ESF2 (TBP-binding protein, activator of basal transcription (contains rrm motif)) encodes the protein MTTRKRNEFLDLAPSDDEDNDRGYDSEAAEESKARISKRRRTQTQDDESDQSDNDSVASDEDLKLSKSKGKAKKPQQRSEEDVISDNDDEQQETSGTQYLDVTEQETKSSKRKPLDKGKPPKKNKTGVVYLSSLPPYLKPFALKSMLEARSFGPITKVFLSPSVRPASAPRRRSNKRKTYTDGWVEFASKKTAKLCAETLNASIVGGRKGGWYHDDVWNMKYLKGFKWGDLMEQVQRERQEREAKQRIEDARARKEDKVFLQGVETGKVLDGMQRKNEEKKKRKMESGDAGGQQTEELKVRRTFKQNEVKKGRHTIKDGEAALEDDTKRVLGKIF